In a genomic window of Brassica rapa cultivar Chiifu-401-42 chromosome A10, CAAS_Brap_v3.01, whole genome shotgun sequence:
- the LOC117128905 gene encoding uncharacterized protein LOC117128905: MVLIYVKSGEWMCSRGDDWSFVVDKERRGRMVTLATTTTLKQLKIMVCEDYGVDHNAINAEFSYSLLNQKGNPPIIITNDRQASNFVGYAKRESSTTLCVMFSVSGVNQKERVNIDLNKEPCDSSNVEDEEVPEINRAEFVKPSKESFVKRTNHVAADGCGPLRSENIELCQNNGDSDKDGRAWRGDFVKKDQIFTSKGVLKATMEILAMKNNFDYTVIKSTRKWWYIRCKDALCNWTVRAEGIDGSTYFMINQCDGRHSCAPSKKRKFGKTASARTIGTLIQHRFDDANDGPKPNDIIQFMRMEHSCEITYWHAWEAREFAIAAARGIPDRSYSKIPAYLHMIKEANPGTHTHYETNEKGRFMYLFMSFGQSVRGFYNAMRRVIVVDGTFLKNKYKGTLLVATAVDGNSNLYPIAFGVVDSENDDSWGWFFRQLKVVIADCQDLAFVSDRNASISKAIGTVYPRSAHGICIHHLLTNVVSFFKTKGLTALVEKASRAYRYTEFQERITEIFDMSPELGRYLREADVRKWARSLFPAPGMTLGPRTLQSL, from the coding sequence ATGGTTCTAATCTATGTCAAATCGGGTGAATGGATGTGTAGTCGCGGTGATGACTGGAGTTTCGTGGTAGACAAAGAAAGGCGTGGTCGAATGGTAACATTAGCAACTACTACTACGTTGAAGCAGCTCAAGATAATGGTGTGTGAGGATTATGGGGTGGACCATAATGCCATTAATGCCGAGTTCAGTTATTCGTTGTTGAATCAAAAAGGGAATCCTCCTATTATTATCACCAATGATCGGCAAGCATCTAATTTTGTGGGCTATGCAAAGAGGGAATCGTCTACTACCTTGTGTGTGATGTTCTCTGTTTCTGGTGTAAATCAAAAGGAACGAGTCAATATCGATTTGAATAAGGAGCCTTGTGATTCAAGTAatgttgaggatgaagaagttcCTGAGATAAATCGAGCAGAGTTTGTCAAGCCGTCAAAGGAGTCTTTTGTTAAAAGAACGAATCATGTCGCTGCAGATGGTTGCGGTCCTTTAAGGAGTGAAAACATTGAACTTTGTCAAAACAATGGAGACAGTGATAAGGATGGTCGAGCTTGGAGAGGAGACTTCGTGAAGAAGGATCAAATTTTCACAAGTAAAGGGGTTCTGAAGGCAACAATGGAAATTTTAGCGATGAAGAATAATTTCGATTACACTGTTATCAAATCCACGAGAAAATGGTGGTATATTCGATGTAAAGATGCATTGTGCAACTGGACTGTGCGTGCAGAAGGAATAGATGGGTCTACATATTTCATGATCAACCAATGTGATGGAAGACATTCATGTGCTCCTTCAAAGAAAAGGAAATTCGGAAAAACAGCATCAGCAAGAACAATTGGGACTCTGATACAACATCGATTTGATGATGCAAACGATGGCCCAAAACCGAATGACATCATTCAATTTATGAGAATGGAGCATAGTTGTGAGATTACTTATTGGCACGCTTGGGAAGCTCGTGAGTTTGCTATTGCAGCTGCTAGAGGTATACCAGATCGCAGTTACTCTAAAATACCAGCATATTTGCATATGATTAAAGAAGCAAATCCTGGTACGCATACTCACTATGAAACTAATGAGAAGGGAAGATTCATGTATCTATTTATGTCATTTGGGCAATCAGTTAGAGGATTCTACAATGCAATGCGAAGGGTGATTGTTGTTGACGGAACttttctgaaaaataaatacaaagggACACTTCTTGTTGCTACTGCTGTAGATGGTAACTCTAATTTGTATCCGATTGCATTTGGGGTTGTTGATTCAGAGAATGACGATTCATGGGGGTGGTTCTTCAGACAGTTGAAAGTGGTTATTGCTGATTGTCAAGACCTAGCTTTTGTCTCAGATAGAAATGCGTCTATTTCTAAAGCTATTGGGACTGTCTACCCTCGATCAGCACATGGAATTTGCATTCATCACTTATTGACCAATGTGGTCTCATTTTTCAAGACAAAAGGATTGACTGCGTTGGTAGAAAAGGCTTCACGGGCATATAGATACACTGAATTTCAAGAACGTATCACCGAAATTTTTGATATGAGTCCTGAGCTTGGAAGATATCTACGGGAGGCTGATGTGCGCAAATGGGCTCGTTCTCTCTTCCCTGCTCCAGGTATGACATTAGGACCACGAACCCTGCAGAGTCTATAA